One Calliopsis andreniformis isolate RMS-2024a chromosome 9, iyCalAndr_principal, whole genome shotgun sequence genomic window carries:
- the LOC143184070 gene encoding odorant receptor 13a, protein MLNTCELLWSALNPNEKKIVESYAKKTSRLTLYYLSTCIVTVLVYCMAVLLVSSTQNNLSDINDDSKNATNASLNLERHLPYVFFVEIQETPWYELVFVFEIVCMMNVGIACVGTDTLGVLFTLIACGHFDVIKSRMEGVTVEVETTSGRRWLSHSPSANIATAEAPSKEQIDSFRVCVVHHQILLGLCEELQDLTSMQLLVQLLGSTYNISLAGFKLVGDDPGKFKFIMQLLVLLFQLFMCNWPADVLSTKSEAACQAAYSAPWYQYPSWLRKPVNLMLVRTQRPARLTAGKYIVLSLETFKAMISSAVSFFTVVKSMN, encoded by the exons ATGTTGAACACCTGCGAGCTGCTCTGGTCAGCCCTGAACCCAAACGAGAAGAAGATCGTGGAAAGCTACGCAAAGAAAACGAGTAGATTGACTCTCTACTACTTATCCACTTGTATCGTCACCGTCCTTGTCTACTGCATGGCAGTTCTCTTAGTCTCCTCAACACAGAACAACCTATCAGATATCAACGATGATTCAAAGAACGCCACCAACGCGTCTCTGAACCTAGAAAGACACCTGCCATATGTCTTTTTCGTAGAAATTCAGGAAACACCTTGGTACGAATTAGTATTCGTTTTCGAAATTGTCTGCATGATGAACGTGGGCATAGCCTGTGTTGGAACCGATACACTTGGCGTTCTATTTACCTTGATCGCGTGTGGCCACTTCGATGTGATCAAATCGAGAATGGAAGGCGTCACCGTCGAGGTGGAGACCACTAGTGGCCGTCGATGGCTGTCACATTCCCCTTCGGCGAACATAGCGACAGCAGAAGCTCCTAGCAAGGAGCAAATTGATAGCTTTCGCGTTTGCGTGGTCCATCATCAAATCCTGCTTGG GCTCTGCGAAGAACTTCAAGATCTAACTAGTATGCAACTCTTGGTACAATTGTTAGGGAGCACGTACAACATCTCTCTGGCTGGCTTCAAATTAGTTGGG GATGATCCTGGTAAGTTTAAATTCATCATGCAACTCCTCGTCCTTCTCTTTCAACTGTTCATGTGCAACTGGCCTGCAGACGTTCTTTCTACAAAA AGCGAGGCAGCTTGTCAAGCCGCTTATTCTGCACCTTGGTATCAATATCCCTCTTGGCTACGAAAACCTGTGAACTTAATGTTGGTGCGGACGCAGAGGCCAGCTCGCTTGACTGCTGGGAAGTATATAGTGCTTTCGCTCGAAACTTTTAAGGCC ATGATCTCATCCGCCGTGTCATTCTTCACCGTCGTCAAAAGCATGAACTGA
- the Mgat2 gene encoding alpha-1,6-mannosyl-glycoprotein 2-beta-N-acetylglucosaminyltransferase isoform X3, which yields MEDLRVALLGAIRSVRGTFLRTLILVFLATFLWLQLHVISLTGRDSSGQSSNETLFALVPQELHRFLKERRNGSSSLANASSEALTEFEIAEIRRNIERANAEQRVYNEEAFGPLATDAPVIVIQVHTRLTYLRHLIVSLAQARGIEQTLLVFSHDVWHPDINYLVQSVDFCRVMQIFYPHSIQTHPRSFPGEDPNDCPRNIRKEQALNLGCINAKHPDLYGHYREAKFTQTKHHWWWKANRVFDQLSITRNHTGMVLFLEEDHYVAEDFLHVLRLMERTCKHSCERCNVLSLGTYLKTYSYFADFSRKQAEVIPWISSKHNMGMAFNRVTWNKLKKCAAQFCSYDDYNWDWSLQHIAQTCLPPSKGAGVAPRTESGLITMMMRAPRVFHIGECGVHHKKTNCESTAAIAKVQNVLKTARNHLFPTQLTLTVAGTAKKTKLRKGNGGWGDIRDHRLCWNITVYPDLALP from the exons ATGGAGGACCTGC GAGTGGCGCTGCTCGGAGCGATAAGATCGGTCCGTGGAACGTTTCTAAGAACGCTCATCCTCGTCTTTCTGGCGACGTTTCTCTGGCTGCAGTTGCACGTGATCAGCCTCACTGGTCGAGACTCCAGTGGCCAGTCTTCAAATGAAACCCTGTTCGCCCTGGTACCGCAAGAATTGCACAG GTTTCTGAAGGAACGTCGAAACGGCTCGTCCTCGCTGGCGAACGCGAGCTCAGAGGCCTTGACGGAGTTCGAGATCGCGGAGATTCGTCGTAATATAGAGAGGGCGAACGCGGAGCAGAGGGTGTACAACGAGGAGGCATTCGGTCCTCTGGCCACGGATGCCCCTGTGATAGTGATCCAGGTGCACACGAGACTTACCTACCTCAGGCACTTGATAGTGTCGCTGGCACAGGCCAGAGGCATCGAGCAGACCCTCCTTGTGTTCAGCCACGATGTCTGGCACCCCGATATCAACTATCTGGTGCAGAGCGTCGACTTCTGTCGCGTCATgcagatcttctatcctcacagCATACAGACGCATCCCAGGAGCTTCCCAGGCGAAGACCCTAACGATTGTCCGCGAAACATTCGCAAGGAACA AGCCCTCAACCTGGGGTGCATCAACGCGAAACACCCAGACCTCTACGGCCATTATAGGGAGGCAAAGTTCACGCAGACGAAGCACCACTGGTGGTGGAAGGCGAATCGCGTGTTCGACCAGTTATCGATAACCAGAAACCATACTGGTATGGTTTTGTTCCTCGAGGAGGATCACTACGTGGCTGAGGACTTCCTGCACGTTCTGAGACTGATGGAACGCACTTGTAAGCACAGCTGCGAGAGATGCAACGTCCTCTCCCTGGGCACCTATCTCAAGACTTACAGTTATTTTGCGGACTTCAGTCGGAAG CAGGCCGAGGTGATCCCATGGATCTCGAGCAAACACAACATGGGCATGGCATTCAACCGCGTCACATGGAATAAGTTGAAGAAGTGCGCCGCACAGTTTTGCTCATACGACGACTATAATTGGGACTGGAGTCTCCAGCATATCGCGCAAACCTGTCTACCTCCCAGTAAGGGAGCAGGGGTGGCGCCCCGTACCGAGTCCGGCCTGATCACCATGATGATGAGGGCGCCTAGGGTGTTTCATATCGGCGAATG TGGAGTCCACCACAAGAAGACCAACTGTGAATCGACGGCCGCAATAGCGAAGGTCCAAAATGTGTTAAAGACCGCCCGAAATCATCTTTTTCCTACACAACTGACGCTTACCGTAGCTGGCACTGCGAAAAAGACGAAGCTCAGAAAGGGCAACGGCGGATGGGGCGACATACGGGATCATCGACTCTGTTGGAACATTACCGTTTATCCGGATCTCGCTTTGCCTTGA
- the Mgat2 gene encoding alpha-1,6-mannosyl-glycoprotein 2-beta-N-acetylglucosaminyltransferase isoform X1 → MEDLRVALLGAIRSVRGTFLRTLILVFLATFLWLQLHVISLTGRDSSGQSSNETLFALVPQELHRFLKERRNGSSSLANASSEALTEFEIAEIRRNIERANAEQRVYNEEAFGPLATDAPVIVIQVHTRLTYLRHLIVSLAQARGIEQTLLVFSHDVWHPDINYLVQSVDFCRVMQIFYPHSIQTHPRSFPGEDPNDCPRNIRKEQALNLGCINAKHPDLYGHYREAKFTQTKHHWWWKANRVFDQLSITRNHTGMVLFLEEDHYVAEDFLHVLRLMERTCKHSCERCNVLSLGTYLKTYSYFADFSRKFLGVNSALQKELLRGLKRREALMGQRPAKTEDTNGGIGAYPGNSIASGTGATRNASSLIGFAAVLSVARNAHTAPPASWAFQLLPSLYNHYQKAEVIPWISSKHNMGMAFNRVTWNKLKKCAAQFCSYDDYNWDWSLQHIAQTCLPPSKGAGVAPRTESGLITMMMRAPRVFHIGECGVHHKKTNCESTAAIAKVQNVLKTARNHLFPTQLTLTVAGTAKKTKLRKGNGGWGDIRDHRLCWNITVYPDLALP, encoded by the exons ATGGAGGACCTGC GAGTGGCGCTGCTCGGAGCGATAAGATCGGTCCGTGGAACGTTTCTAAGAACGCTCATCCTCGTCTTTCTGGCGACGTTTCTCTGGCTGCAGTTGCACGTGATCAGCCTCACTGGTCGAGACTCCAGTGGCCAGTCTTCAAATGAAACCCTGTTCGCCCTGGTACCGCAAGAATTGCACAG GTTTCTGAAGGAACGTCGAAACGGCTCGTCCTCGCTGGCGAACGCGAGCTCAGAGGCCTTGACGGAGTTCGAGATCGCGGAGATTCGTCGTAATATAGAGAGGGCGAACGCGGAGCAGAGGGTGTACAACGAGGAGGCATTCGGTCCTCTGGCCACGGATGCCCCTGTGATAGTGATCCAGGTGCACACGAGACTTACCTACCTCAGGCACTTGATAGTGTCGCTGGCACAGGCCAGAGGCATCGAGCAGACCCTCCTTGTGTTCAGCCACGATGTCTGGCACCCCGATATCAACTATCTGGTGCAGAGCGTCGACTTCTGTCGCGTCATgcagatcttctatcctcacagCATACAGACGCATCCCAGGAGCTTCCCAGGCGAAGACCCTAACGATTGTCCGCGAAACATTCGCAAGGAACA AGCCCTCAACCTGGGGTGCATCAACGCGAAACACCCAGACCTCTACGGCCATTATAGGGAGGCAAAGTTCACGCAGACGAAGCACCACTGGTGGTGGAAGGCGAATCGCGTGTTCGACCAGTTATCGATAACCAGAAACCATACTGGTATGGTTTTGTTCCTCGAGGAGGATCACTACGTGGCTGAGGACTTCCTGCACGTTCTGAGACTGATGGAACGCACTTGTAAGCACAGCTGCGAGAGATGCAACGTCCTCTCCCTGGGCACCTATCTCAAGACTTACAGTTATTTTGCGGACTTCAGTCGGAAG TTCCTTGGCGTCAACAGCGCCCTGCAAAAGGAGCTGCTGCGTGGATTAAAGCGACGGGAAGCGCTAATGGGACAGCGACCGGCTAAGACCGAGGACACCAACGGTGGAATCGGCGCATATCCGGGCAACAGCATCGCCAGCGGCACAGGCGCCACCCGCAACGCCTCCAGCTTGATCGGATTCGCAGCCGTGTTGTCCGTCGCTCGGAACGCGCACACGGCGCCACCTGCTTCTTGGGCTTTCCAGCTCCTACCCAGTCTCTACAATCATTACCAAAAG GCCGAGGTGATCCCATGGATCTCGAGCAAACACAACATGGGCATGGCATTCAACCGCGTCACATGGAATAAGTTGAAGAAGTGCGCCGCACAGTTTTGCTCATACGACGACTATAATTGGGACTGGAGTCTCCAGCATATCGCGCAAACCTGTCTACCTCCCAGTAAGGGAGCAGGGGTGGCGCCCCGTACCGAGTCCGGCCTGATCACCATGATGATGAGGGCGCCTAGGGTGTTTCATATCGGCGAATG TGGAGTCCACCACAAGAAGACCAACTGTGAATCGACGGCCGCAATAGCGAAGGTCCAAAATGTGTTAAAGACCGCCCGAAATCATCTTTTTCCTACACAACTGACGCTTACCGTAGCTGGCACTGCGAAAAAGACGAAGCTCAGAAAGGGCAACGGCGGATGGGGCGACATACGGGATCATCGACTCTGTTGGAACATTACCGTTTATCCGGATCTCGCTTTGCCTTGA
- the Mgat2 gene encoding alpha-1,6-mannosyl-glycoprotein 2-beta-N-acetylglucosaminyltransferase isoform X4: MEDLRVALLGAIRSVRGTFLRTLILVFLATFLWLQLHVISLTGRDSSGQSSNETLFALVPQELHRFLKERRNGSSSLANASSEALTEFEIAEIRRNIERANAEQRVYNEEAFGPLATDAPVIVIQVHTRLTYLRHLIVSLAQARGIEQTLLVFSHDVWHPDINYLVQSVDFCRVMQIFYPHSIQTHPRSFPGEDPNDCPRNIRKEQALNLGCINAKHPDLYGHYREAKFTQTKHHWWWKANRVFDQLSITRNHTGMVLFLEEDHYVAEDFLHVLRLMERTCKHSCERCNVLSLGTYLKTYSYFADFSRKAEVIPWISSKHNMGMAFNRVTWNKLKKCAAQFCSYDDYNWDWSLQHIAQTCLPPSKGAGVAPRTESGLITMMMRAPRVFHIGECGVHHKKTNCESTAAIAKVQNVLKTARNHLFPTQLTLTVAGTAKKTKLRKGNGGWGDIRDHRLCWNITVYPDLALP, from the exons ATGGAGGACCTGC GAGTGGCGCTGCTCGGAGCGATAAGATCGGTCCGTGGAACGTTTCTAAGAACGCTCATCCTCGTCTTTCTGGCGACGTTTCTCTGGCTGCAGTTGCACGTGATCAGCCTCACTGGTCGAGACTCCAGTGGCCAGTCTTCAAATGAAACCCTGTTCGCCCTGGTACCGCAAGAATTGCACAG GTTTCTGAAGGAACGTCGAAACGGCTCGTCCTCGCTGGCGAACGCGAGCTCAGAGGCCTTGACGGAGTTCGAGATCGCGGAGATTCGTCGTAATATAGAGAGGGCGAACGCGGAGCAGAGGGTGTACAACGAGGAGGCATTCGGTCCTCTGGCCACGGATGCCCCTGTGATAGTGATCCAGGTGCACACGAGACTTACCTACCTCAGGCACTTGATAGTGTCGCTGGCACAGGCCAGAGGCATCGAGCAGACCCTCCTTGTGTTCAGCCACGATGTCTGGCACCCCGATATCAACTATCTGGTGCAGAGCGTCGACTTCTGTCGCGTCATgcagatcttctatcctcacagCATACAGACGCATCCCAGGAGCTTCCCAGGCGAAGACCCTAACGATTGTCCGCGAAACATTCGCAAGGAACA AGCCCTCAACCTGGGGTGCATCAACGCGAAACACCCAGACCTCTACGGCCATTATAGGGAGGCAAAGTTCACGCAGACGAAGCACCACTGGTGGTGGAAGGCGAATCGCGTGTTCGACCAGTTATCGATAACCAGAAACCATACTGGTATGGTTTTGTTCCTCGAGGAGGATCACTACGTGGCTGAGGACTTCCTGCACGTTCTGAGACTGATGGAACGCACTTGTAAGCACAGCTGCGAGAGATGCAACGTCCTCTCCCTGGGCACCTATCTCAAGACTTACAGTTATTTTGCGGACTTCAGTCGGAAG GCCGAGGTGATCCCATGGATCTCGAGCAAACACAACATGGGCATGGCATTCAACCGCGTCACATGGAATAAGTTGAAGAAGTGCGCCGCACAGTTTTGCTCATACGACGACTATAATTGGGACTGGAGTCTCCAGCATATCGCGCAAACCTGTCTACCTCCCAGTAAGGGAGCAGGGGTGGCGCCCCGTACCGAGTCCGGCCTGATCACCATGATGATGAGGGCGCCTAGGGTGTTTCATATCGGCGAATG TGGAGTCCACCACAAGAAGACCAACTGTGAATCGACGGCCGCAATAGCGAAGGTCCAAAATGTGTTAAAGACCGCCCGAAATCATCTTTTTCCTACACAACTGACGCTTACCGTAGCTGGCACTGCGAAAAAGACGAAGCTCAGAAAGGGCAACGGCGGATGGGGCGACATACGGGATCATCGACTCTGTTGGAACATTACCGTTTATCCGGATCTCGCTTTGCCTTGA
- the Mgat2 gene encoding alpha-1,6-mannosyl-glycoprotein 2-beta-N-acetylglucosaminyltransferase isoform X2, translating to MRGVALLGAIRSVRGTFLRTLILVFLATFLWLQLHVISLTGRDSSGQSSNETLFALVPQELHRFLKERRNGSSSLANASSEALTEFEIAEIRRNIERANAEQRVYNEEAFGPLATDAPVIVIQVHTRLTYLRHLIVSLAQARGIEQTLLVFSHDVWHPDINYLVQSVDFCRVMQIFYPHSIQTHPRSFPGEDPNDCPRNIRKEQALNLGCINAKHPDLYGHYREAKFTQTKHHWWWKANRVFDQLSITRNHTGMVLFLEEDHYVAEDFLHVLRLMERTCKHSCERCNVLSLGTYLKTYSYFADFSRKFLGVNSALQKELLRGLKRREALMGQRPAKTEDTNGGIGAYPGNSIASGTGATRNASSLIGFAAVLSVARNAHTAPPASWAFQLLPSLYNHYQKAEVIPWISSKHNMGMAFNRVTWNKLKKCAAQFCSYDDYNWDWSLQHIAQTCLPPSKGAGVAPRTESGLITMMMRAPRVFHIGECGVHHKKTNCESTAAIAKVQNVLKTARNHLFPTQLTLTVAGTAKKTKLRKGNGGWGDIRDHRLCWNITVYPDLALP from the exons ATGAGAG GAGTGGCGCTGCTCGGAGCGATAAGATCGGTCCGTGGAACGTTTCTAAGAACGCTCATCCTCGTCTTTCTGGCGACGTTTCTCTGGCTGCAGTTGCACGTGATCAGCCTCACTGGTCGAGACTCCAGTGGCCAGTCTTCAAATGAAACCCTGTTCGCCCTGGTACCGCAAGAATTGCACAG GTTTCTGAAGGAACGTCGAAACGGCTCGTCCTCGCTGGCGAACGCGAGCTCAGAGGCCTTGACGGAGTTCGAGATCGCGGAGATTCGTCGTAATATAGAGAGGGCGAACGCGGAGCAGAGGGTGTACAACGAGGAGGCATTCGGTCCTCTGGCCACGGATGCCCCTGTGATAGTGATCCAGGTGCACACGAGACTTACCTACCTCAGGCACTTGATAGTGTCGCTGGCACAGGCCAGAGGCATCGAGCAGACCCTCCTTGTGTTCAGCCACGATGTCTGGCACCCCGATATCAACTATCTGGTGCAGAGCGTCGACTTCTGTCGCGTCATgcagatcttctatcctcacagCATACAGACGCATCCCAGGAGCTTCCCAGGCGAAGACCCTAACGATTGTCCGCGAAACATTCGCAAGGAACA AGCCCTCAACCTGGGGTGCATCAACGCGAAACACCCAGACCTCTACGGCCATTATAGGGAGGCAAAGTTCACGCAGACGAAGCACCACTGGTGGTGGAAGGCGAATCGCGTGTTCGACCAGTTATCGATAACCAGAAACCATACTGGTATGGTTTTGTTCCTCGAGGAGGATCACTACGTGGCTGAGGACTTCCTGCACGTTCTGAGACTGATGGAACGCACTTGTAAGCACAGCTGCGAGAGATGCAACGTCCTCTCCCTGGGCACCTATCTCAAGACTTACAGTTATTTTGCGGACTTCAGTCGGAAG TTCCTTGGCGTCAACAGCGCCCTGCAAAAGGAGCTGCTGCGTGGATTAAAGCGACGGGAAGCGCTAATGGGACAGCGACCGGCTAAGACCGAGGACACCAACGGTGGAATCGGCGCATATCCGGGCAACAGCATCGCCAGCGGCACAGGCGCCACCCGCAACGCCTCCAGCTTGATCGGATTCGCAGCCGTGTTGTCCGTCGCTCGGAACGCGCACACGGCGCCACCTGCTTCTTGGGCTTTCCAGCTCCTACCCAGTCTCTACAATCATTACCAAAAG GCCGAGGTGATCCCATGGATCTCGAGCAAACACAACATGGGCATGGCATTCAACCGCGTCACATGGAATAAGTTGAAGAAGTGCGCCGCACAGTTTTGCTCATACGACGACTATAATTGGGACTGGAGTCTCCAGCATATCGCGCAAACCTGTCTACCTCCCAGTAAGGGAGCAGGGGTGGCGCCCCGTACCGAGTCCGGCCTGATCACCATGATGATGAGGGCGCCTAGGGTGTTTCATATCGGCGAATG TGGAGTCCACCACAAGAAGACCAACTGTGAATCGACGGCCGCAATAGCGAAGGTCCAAAATGTGTTAAAGACCGCCCGAAATCATCTTTTTCCTACACAACTGACGCTTACCGTAGCTGGCACTGCGAAAAAGACGAAGCTCAGAAAGGGCAACGGCGGATGGGGCGACATACGGGATCATCGACTCTGTTGGAACATTACCGTTTATCCGGATCTCGCTTTGCCTTGA
- the LOC143184072 gene encoding protein D2, translating into MKYPVIIGVLICGVHVIAAANVKSEFEAAKIVPDILTTAPTEKIEVKYGDKALEFGNELTPTETHKIPEIHYKHEGGVLYTLVMTDPDAPTGKGYNREFRHWLVGNIPEENIAKGEVLAEYVGPAPPKGTGKHRYVFLVYKQNQGSITFDERRLSTRDGPQRKRFSIKKFAEKYNLEGPIAGNFMKAEYDDNVPQYHKLLGF; encoded by the exons ATGAAGTATCCCGTGATAATAG GGGTTCTCATTTGCGGCGTTCACGTGATCGCTGCAGCGAACGTTAAATCGGAATTCGAGGCGGCAAAAATTGTACCAGATATACTTACTACTGCGCCTACCGAAAAAATTGAG GTAAAATATGGAGACAAGGCGCTCGAATTTGGAAATGAACTAACTCCAACAGAAACCCATAAGATCCCTGAGATTCACTATAAACACGAGGGGGGAGTCCTCTATACGCTCGTGATGACAG ATCCTGACGCCCCGACAGGGAAAGGATACAATCGAGAGTTCCGCCACTGGCTAGTTGGCAACATACCGGAAGAGAACATCGCCAAAGGGGAAGTCCTCGCTGAGTACGTTGGTCCTGCGCCACCCAAAGGAACAGGGAAGCACAGATACGTTTTTCTAGTCTATAAACAAAACCAGGGGTCCATCACGTTCGACGAGAGAAGATTGAGCACCAG GGATGGTCCTCAGCGAAAGCGGTTCTCCATAAAAAAGTTCGCGGAGAAGTATAACTTGGAAGGTCCCATAGCTGGAAACTTCATGAAGGCAGAGTACGATGATAACGTACCCCAGTATCATAAGCTCTTGGGATTCTAA
- the LOC143184071 gene encoding protein D2 isoform X1, whose amino-acid sequence MSQFLLNATTLITKKPVIEIGARLLSSMAQALQTHGVVPDVIDKVPQSVLNVTYPNNLSVEIGKVLTPTQVKDPPSVTWPAEANAFYTLCMTDPDAPSRKDPKFREWHHWLVGNIPGADVSKGEVLSDYIGSGPPEGTGLHRYVFLLYKQPDKLKFDEKRLTNRSGDDRANFSIKKFAAKYKLGDPIAGNMYQAEFDDYVPLLYKQLGG is encoded by the exons ATGTCACAATTCTTATTAAACGCAA CTACTTTAATCACTAAGAAGCCTGTCATTGAAATTGGTGCGCGTCTTCTTTCCTCGATGGCTCAAGCTCTGCAAACCCACGGCGTCGTGCCCGACGTCATCGACAAAGTTCCACAAAGTGTGCTGAACGTTACATACCCTAACAATCTCTCCGTTGAGATTGGGAAGGTATTGACCCCGACCCAGGTCAAGGACCCGCCCAGCGTTACTTGGCCAGCAGAAGCAAATGCTTTTTACACCCTTTGCATGACTG ATCCTGATGCTCCAAGTCGCAAGGATCCGAAATTCAGAGAGTGGCACCATTGGCTGGTAGGAAATATTCCTGGTGCAGACGTCTCTAAAGGAGAAGTTCTGTCCGACTACATTGGTTCCGGACCACCAGAAGGCACTGGGCTTCATCGTTATGTCTTCTTGCTGTATAAGCAACCTGACAAGCTCAAATTCGATGAGAAAAGACTGACCAACAGAAGCGGGGATGACCGTGCTAATTTCTCTATTAAAAAGTTTGCTGCTAAATACAAACTTGGAGATCCTATTGCAGGCAATATGTATCAGGCTGAGTTTGATGATTATGTTCCGCTTCTTTATAAGCAACTGGGAGGCTAA
- the LOC143184071 gene encoding protein D2 isoform X2, giving the protein MAQALQTHGVVPDVIDKVPQSVLNVTYPNNLSVEIGKVLTPTQVKDPPSVTWPAEANAFYTLCMTDPDAPSRKDPKFREWHHWLVGNIPGADVSKGEVLSDYIGSGPPEGTGLHRYVFLLYKQPDKLKFDEKRLTNRSGDDRANFSIKKFAAKYKLGDPIAGNMYQAEFDDYVPLLYKQLGG; this is encoded by the exons ATGGCTCAAGCTCTGCAAACCCACGGCGTCGTGCCCGACGTCATCGACAAAGTTCCACAAAGTGTGCTGAACGTTACATACCCTAACAATCTCTCCGTTGAGATTGGGAAGGTATTGACCCCGACCCAGGTCAAGGACCCGCCCAGCGTTACTTGGCCAGCAGAAGCAAATGCTTTTTACACCCTTTGCATGACTG ATCCTGATGCTCCAAGTCGCAAGGATCCGAAATTCAGAGAGTGGCACCATTGGCTGGTAGGAAATATTCCTGGTGCAGACGTCTCTAAAGGAGAAGTTCTGTCCGACTACATTGGTTCCGGACCACCAGAAGGCACTGGGCTTCATCGTTATGTCTTCTTGCTGTATAAGCAACCTGACAAGCTCAAATTCGATGAGAAAAGACTGACCAACAGAAGCGGGGATGACCGTGCTAATTTCTCTATTAAAAAGTTTGCTGCTAAATACAAACTTGGAGATCCTATTGCAGGCAATATGTATCAGGCTGAGTTTGATGATTATGTTCCGCTTCTTTATAAGCAACTGGGAGGCTAA